A window of Anabas testudineus chromosome 7, fAnaTes1.2, whole genome shotgun sequence genomic DNA:
ATCCTAAAATTTCACATAACCCTAGAAAGTTCATCTACAGCATTTACCACACTTCAAAATAATATGATTGGAACTGTAGTTACAAAACCATTTTGAAACTAACTAAATATGTGTTTCCAGCTTCTTCAGTGTggatatttgcatatttttcttttagctttCCAAAATGGCAGACTGAGTGTTGCTTGAGAATATTAAGACATTTGACTCTGAAACTACGATAgatgttttttgattttatttttttttgtctgctgaACCTTGAACTTGTAATCAAACTGTGTGATGACAGTGTAATCAGGAATCTATAGCTGGAAGTTGTGGCTCTAAAAGATGTCCTCTCCCAATGTAATCTGAAAATTTTGTCGGCCTCTGTCGGCACTGACTTCAGGTTTGACTTTCAAATATTTAGTCTGAGTGTTTAGCACAAATCAGGCCATAAAGACAACACTAGCTGTTGTTCAAACACAatggacaaaaaagaaacaaacattttattaatattcctCAAAACAAAATTTTGTACAAACCTTAAATATGACAGACCAACTACAAGTGAGTATGTGTTAGTTCATTTATTCTCTTCAAGCATAAAACTTCTTTGTACAGTGAAGTGGTTGAATGAATTGGTCTAAGCAGCAGATAACAGGCTGCCAATCTATCTAGACTACATCTAGATCAGAGCTTCACCAGCAGAGGGGGGGTCACTGATGACATGTTACGCCATGTATACTGCAAAAGGTGTGTGCAGTGAATATCCATGTTGCACCCTTGCCGTCCTGTCACATGGTACAGTGTCAGCGCAGCATCCATTGGCTGCATTCACGAATACGCTGGGGAAGAGAGTATCCCAGCCAGCGACCCCCACCGGGTGCTCTAGCTGTCTGCTGAGGATGACTATAAGGTtggagaagaagagaggcagTGAACCAGGTAGACGGGAGGGGGAAGGAGGAGTAGTTTGAGTGGATCAGTGGGTGGGTCCAAATGTGTTCAGAGTGGGAGTTCACAGGGGGGAGGAGGAATGTCCATGAGTCTTTCTGGTTTTACTGCACATTCTCCATCATCTTGAGGAATTCTGGAAAGGAGAAGGGAAACGGGACACGTCAGTGACCATGATAGTGCCACAGACACAACCCAAGTATTTTACTACTAATTAATAAGTGAAAACACGCTCGTCACCATCAACGTACCGTCAAAGTCCAGCATGCCGTCGTTGTTTTTGTCTCCATCCTTCAACAGCTCATCAATCTCCTCCTCTGAGATGGACTCGCCAGTGCTGCGGATGATGAGGGCGAACTCCTCTCTGTCGATGTAGCCGTCAGCGTTCCTGAGAAAAAGACAGGAGATTGTAAAAAAGATAAACCATTatacaagaaataaaatactgtcTTCATGTCATCGATATATGGCATCACGTTGTGTACAACAATAGTGGAACCGTACTTGTCGAACACACGGAAGCACTCTGCCAACTCTTCCTCGCTCTTGCCGGCCTGGTCCTCCTTTAGCAGCCTCACCATCATGACCAAGAACTCCTCGAAGTCGATAGTACCGCTACCTGAAGTGTAAGAAGAAGCCACATGATTGATTAGCAATTACCTTAATACCCCACGTTTCCAGTGACAGGTAACAGCGCGCTCCTCTTTGCGCACAATTTTACGCACGAAccacagtaaaaagaaacaacGGTGCGCACTGATCCAAATTCATGGTGGGTTATGGAGGATCATTCGGTCTACTGGCTTTGTACACATGACTAGGGTCCTAAACATAATTTGTCACAGAAGATGTTGGTTCCAAATAGAGTcgtacttatttatttattttcttctttacaaTGGGGTGGAATTAACGTGGTGTTAATAGCCGTAGTGGTTTATTGCTTGTGCGTAAAACTTTTATTGCGCACGAATATTCTAGACTATGTGTCACTGTCAGAGATAGATGTCCTGGCTCACCGTCCTCATCGACTTCCTCGATGATCTCATCCAACTCCTCTCTTGTCGGGTTCTGGCCCAGCATCCTCATCACGGTACCCAACTCCTTGGTGCTGATATCACCGCCACCGTCAGTGTCGAACATGTCAAAGGCGGCCTTGAACTCTGGGGAAATCAGAGTTGAAAGAATGTGGCTCGTTACTCAAAGACTGTGTTCccttctctgctgtttctacatGTGTTATGAGCTCATGAGTAGTAAATGATAAAGTAGGACATTTATCCTGAATACAAAAGCTTCTACATTTCTCTATTATCAGAAAAGCCCTGATGAAAATCTGCCTTAGTGTGAAGAGTGGCCTGTTCTGTCACCACTGCGCTGCACTGAATTC
This region includes:
- the tnnc2 gene encoding troponin C, skeletal muscle; this translates as MTDAQQEARSYLSEEMLAEFKAAFDMFDTDGGGDISTKELGTVMRMLGQNPTREELDEIIEEVDEDGSGTIDFEEFLVMMVRLLKEDQAGKSEEELAECFRVFDKNADGYIDREEFALIIRSTGESISEEEIDELLKDGDKNNDGMLDFDEFLKMMENVQ